The Proteus vulgaris genome has a segment encoding these proteins:
- the papD_1 gene encoding fimbrial chaperone protein, which yields MKKISIFIFSIFTLLNTENSNAAIALDRTRAIYGEGTKSISLKISNESSQLPYLAQAWVEDENFNKITKPLLITPPIQRIEPGTKSMVRISSLPEIKNLPQDRETLFYFNLREIPPRSDKPNVMQIALQTRIKLFYRPSSIIRDSGEVWQNKLILTKEKNGYSINNPTGYYITITDIKSYNDQKTDTQFSPITVPPLSNIKLKTTVYDKFILTYINDYGGRPTLTFQCLEHKCQVKNI from the coding sequence ATGAAAAAGATATCTATTTTTATATTTTCTATATTTACATTATTAAATACAGAAAATAGTAATGCTGCAATTGCCTTAGATCGCACTCGCGCTATTTATGGCGAAGGAACAAAATCTATAAGTTTAAAAATAAGTAATGAAAGTAGTCAGTTACCATATTTAGCTCAAGCATGGGTTGAAGATGAGAATTTCAATAAAATAACAAAGCCATTATTAATTACACCTCCTATTCAACGCATTGAGCCAGGAACTAAAAGTATGGTTCGAATATCTTCATTGCCAGAAATAAAGAATTTACCACAAGATAGGGAAACACTTTTTTACTTTAACCTTAGGGAAATACCACCACGTAGTGATAAACCTAATGTTATGCAAATTGCACTACAAACAAGAATTAAATTATTTTATCGTCCTAGCTCTATAATTAGAGATTCAGGCGAAGTTTGGCAAAATAAACTTATTTTAACAAAAGAAAAAAATGGTTACTCAATTAATAATCCGACAGGCTATTATATTACTATAACTGACATAAAATCCTATAACGATCAAAAAACGGATACTCAATTTTCTCCTATTACAGTTCCACCATTGAGTAATATAAAATTAAAAACGACTGTTTATGATAAATTTATACTTACATATATCAATGACTATGGTGGTCGTCCAACGTTGACATTTCAGTGTTTAGAACATAAATGCCAAGTCAAAAATATTTGA
- the pmfE_2 gene encoding minor fimbrial subunit, producing the protein MLNKYLLILLVLFHSKSFSSILGYGTDIHFKGRLFEPGCEFNNNVDMDIDFGMIGIKKVNGKEYTKKISIPMKCKGSLDKSLYIQIQGNTVGGYNNVISTSKENLGIIFNDNIGNPIILNNFLKAKDDKLYEFTVTPIMLDMTKQLDVGYFSATATLISTYF; encoded by the coding sequence ATGCTAAATAAATATTTATTAATACTACTAGTTCTTTTTCATTCTAAATCATTTTCTTCGATTCTTGGTTATGGAACAGATATACATTTTAAAGGACGCCTATTTGAACCTGGATGCGAATTCAATAATAATGTAGATATGGATATTGATTTTGGCATGATTGGAATAAAAAAAGTAAATGGGAAAGAGTATACAAAGAAAATTAGTATCCCAATGAAATGCAAAGGAAGTTTAGATAAGAGTTTATACATTCAAATTCAAGGAAATACAGTTGGCGGTTATAATAACGTAATATCTACCAGCAAAGAAAATTTGGGAATTATATTCAATGATAACATTGGAAATCCAATTATACTTAATAATTTCCTTAAAGCTAAAGATGACAAATTATATGAATTTACTGTTACACCAATAATGTTAGATATGACAAAACAACTTGATGTTGGCTATTTTTCAGCCACGGCGACACTCATTTCAACTTATTTTTAG
- the mrpG_1 gene encoding fimbrial subunit, whose product MHYIYIILFVYSAFISTAFSKNGDLYMHGEIVAEPCVLNLNSKYQIIDIGNVIKKTLYLHTRTIGYPFTIKLEECDTSLGNEVEISFLGDGDLMLPELLAINGTAKGIALGIETIDGENIKINKSILRKKLTDGQNIITINAYIQAYTTAIENNEIIDGNFTANLNLLINYP is encoded by the coding sequence ATGCACTATATTTATATTATACTTTTTGTGTATTCTGCTTTTATTTCAACTGCATTTTCTAAAAATGGTGATTTATATATGCATGGTGAAATTGTCGCTGAACCTTGCGTATTAAATTTAAATTCCAAATACCAAATTATAGATATTGGAAATGTAATTAAAAAAACTTTATACCTTCACACTCGAACAATTGGATATCCATTTACAATAAAACTAGAAGAATGCGATACTTCATTGGGTAATGAAGTAGAAATTAGCTTTCTTGGAGATGGAGATTTAATGCTTCCGGAGTTATTAGCAATTAATGGCACGGCAAAAGGCATAGCTTTAGGTATAGAAACCATTGATGGTGAGAATATAAAAATAAATAAAAGTATCTTAAGAAAGAAACTTACCGACGGTCAAAATATTATAACTATTAACGCATATATACAAGCATATACTACTGCAATTGAAAATAATGAAATTATAGATGGTAACTTTACAGCCAATCTTAATTTATTAATCAACTATCCTTAG
- the pmfE_3 gene encoding minor fimbrial subunit codes for MSYLIKKTSVVTKIIFILIIFNFLISPKSIAADVVNSCWDAQGSNRFNITLSGSSFTDSSANSSALYNYSDSYYEVICRYKPILVGTGGSTAIIPYGFYNTRSSLPPSEYGNGFLKLSDDLDIKIQTKGYNGGIIPHNPAANSGRDLSKLDVGLNLINDFYGTEQAITLRLRKDQLNGFVNVPPGIELFTVYSSISSYNIVNNTPTAKFYTAGQTISLPIVCRINNNQAINIDFGDIDNTKITQAGDSYIKTIPLLYSCTTPINQDIKINIIANPASFSSDLIATSLPDDIGIMVKYNGIIVKPNSSFNTVLANGSGQDVLEVSPVINNPNKSITGEFTASATLIMTVL; via the coding sequence ATGAGCTATTTAATAAAAAAAACATCCGTTGTAACTAAAATAATCTTCATTTTAATCATTTTTAATTTTCTTATTTCACCAAAATCTATTGCTGCTGATGTTGTAAATAGTTGCTGGGATGCACAAGGATCAAATAGATTTAATATTACTCTTAGTGGTAGCTCATTTACTGATAGCTCCGCCAATTCTTCTGCTCTATATAATTATTCTGACTCTTATTATGAAGTGATATGTCGCTATAAACCTATACTTGTGGGAACTGGAGGCTCTACTGCAATAATACCGTACGGTTTTTATAATACAAGAAGTTCACTACCACCATCCGAATATGGTAACGGTTTTTTAAAGCTAAGCGATGACCTGGATATAAAAATTCAGACCAAAGGCTATAATGGCGGAATAATACCTCATAATCCTGCTGCTAATAGTGGTCGTGATTTAAGTAAGTTAGATGTAGGTCTTAATTTGATTAATGATTTCTATGGTACTGAACAGGCAATTACCTTACGATTAAGAAAAGATCAATTAAATGGTTTTGTTAATGTTCCACCTGGAATTGAACTATTCACTGTTTATAGCTCGATTTCTTCTTACAACATCGTGAATAATACTCCCACAGCAAAATTTTACACAGCAGGACAAACAATTTCATTGCCGATAGTATGCCGAATTAATAACAATCAAGCTATTAACATTGACTTTGGTGATATTGATAATACTAAAATCACTCAAGCCGGTGATAGCTATATCAAGACTATTCCACTATTATATTCTTGTACTACACCTATCAATCAAGATATTAAAATTAATATTATTGCTAATCCAGCAAGTTTTTCTTCTGATTTAATTGCGACTTCGCTTCCCGATGATATTGGGATCATGGTGAAGTACAATGGTATTATTGTTAAACCTAATTCATCATTTAATACTGTATTGGCTAATGGAAGTGGGCAGGATGTACTAGAAGTTTCCCCTGTAATAAATAATCCAAACAAGTCAATAACAGGTGAATTTACAGCATCAGCGACACTTATAATGACAGTACTTTAA
- a CDS encoding Four helix bundle sensory module for signal transduction, with the protein MFFKNVKIRTKLTIAFTTLVMLIMLGSSFALMGLNSANQDIHDVVDDIYPATVKANLLINNFNEFIIFQQLTMLDEQGRLASEQESKKAEITAKVAQLLKELEETAHDDESKKYSLKFMRSVRNISPLKIL; encoded by the coding sequence ATGTTCTTTAAAAACGTTAAAATTCGTACAAAGTTAACTATCGCATTTACAACATTGGTAATGTTAATTATGTTGGGTTCTAGTTTTGCATTAATGGGGTTGAATAGTGCGAATCAAGATATTCATGATGTTGTTGATGATATCTATCCAGCCACAGTAAAAGCCAATTTGCTAATTAATAATTTCAATGAATTTATTATCTTTCAGCAACTCACCATGCTAGATGAGCAAGGCCGTTTAGCCTCTGAACAAGAGAGTAAAAAAGCTGAGATCACCGCCAAGGTTGCTCAATTACTAAAAGAGTTAGAAGAAACAGCTCACGATGATGAATCAAAAAAATACTCGCTGAAGTTTATGAGATCCGTCAGAAATATATCACCTCTCAAAATTTTGTAG
- the trg_1 gene encoding methyl-accepting chemotaxis protein: protein MYRDKLLEFIALQNQKMNKAGEAVERDFIEKRVFLVLLTLISIIVGSVLGWFITKGITRPLDEAVNFAKAIANGDLTQEINTHYHDEAGMLLQALAVMKTHLLDVVQNVQNGAENISSAAEQITAGSQNLAARTEEQATSVEETASSMEQMTSTVKNTAEHTLDAINVAEKTEIAVHHNGEMMLQLTEKMRAINNSSSQMTDIINLIDSIAFQTNILALNAAVEAARAGEHGKGFAVVASEVRLLAQKSADSANDIRTLIENSSTQTQEGMDLVEQTELQIQKMITDVEEISALLREIGQASNEQSDGISQINNAVSQLDSTTQQNAGLVEESVAAAGSLNEQALNLNKLVNYFQIKSI, encoded by the coding sequence ATGTATCGCGATAAACTCTTGGAATTTATTGCGCTACAAAATCAAAAAATGAATAAGGCAGGTGAAGCCGTTGAGCGCGATTTCATTGAGAAGAGAGTATTTTTAGTATTATTGACACTTATTAGCATTATTGTAGGTAGTGTTTTAGGGTGGTTTATTACAAAAGGTATTACTCGCCCGTTAGATGAAGCTGTGAATTTTGCTAAAGCGATTGCTAATGGTGATTTAACACAAGAAATTAACACTCATTATCATGATGAAGCAGGAATGTTATTACAAGCGCTTGCTGTGATGAAAACCCATCTATTAGATGTTGTGCAAAATGTACAAAACGGTGCTGAAAACATTTCATCTGCCGCTGAACAGATCACAGCAGGTAGTCAAAATTTAGCTGCAAGAACAGAAGAACAGGCAACCTCCGTAGAAGAAACTGCAAGCTCAATGGAGCAAATGACGTCAACGGTTAAAAATACTGCAGAGCATACTCTTGATGCAATTAATGTTGCTGAAAAAACAGAAATTGCCGTCCATCATAATGGTGAAATGATGCTTCAGTTAACAGAAAAAATGAGAGCCATCAATAATTCATCATCTCAAATGACAGATATTATTAACTTAATTGATTCCATTGCATTCCAAACAAATATTCTTGCACTTAATGCTGCGGTTGAAGCGGCAAGAGCGGGCGAACATGGCAAAGGTTTTGCCGTTGTCGCAAGTGAAGTCAGATTATTAGCACAAAAAAGTGCAGATTCAGCAAATGATATACGTACACTGATTGAAAATTCATCAACCCAAACACAAGAAGGGATGGATTTAGTGGAACAAACTGAATTACAGATCCAAAAAATGATCACAGATGTTGAAGAAATCAGTGCATTATTACGAGAAATTGGACAAGCGAGTAATGAGCAAAGTGACGGTATTTCACAAATCAACAATGCCGTAAGCCAGCTTGATTCAACAACGCAACAAAATGCAGGATTAGTGGAAGAGTCGGTTGCCGCCGCAGGTTCACTCAATGAACAGGCACTCAATCTTAATAAATTAGTTAACTACTTTCAGATTAAAAGTATCTAA
- the mdaB_3 gene encoding modulator of drug activity B (subunit of NADPH quinone reductase), with product MNILLINGGQNFGHSAGRLNRTLHDIAAEHLVTFGYCVKETQIEEGYDINEEIEKFLWADAVVYQMPGWWMMMPWKVKKYMDDVYTLGHGKLYENDGRTRRDPKKQYGTGGLLQGKKYMLSVTWNAPVEAFNEFGNFFDGRGVDGVYFAFHKSQQFLGMSQLPTFMANDVIKEPNVDKDIVEYKAHLTQVFG from the coding sequence ATGAATATTTTACTGATTAACGGTGGCCAAAACTTTGGTCATTCTGCAGGACGATTAAACCGTACATTACATGATATTGCAGCTGAGCATTTAGTGACATTCGGGTATTGTGTTAAAGAGACTCAAATAGAAGAGGGCTATGACATTAATGAAGAGATTGAAAAATTCTTATGGGCTGACGCTGTAGTATATCAAATGCCAGGTTGGTGGATGATGATGCCATGGAAAGTGAAAAAGTATATGGATGATGTTTATACTTTAGGGCATGGCAAATTATATGAGAACGATGGACGTACTCGCCGTGATCCCAAAAAACAATATGGCACAGGGGGGTTGTTACAAGGCAAAAAATATATGCTCTCCGTGACTTGGAATGCGCCCGTTGAAGCTTTTAATGAGTTTGGTAATTTCTTTGATGGCAGAGGTGTTGATGGTGTTTATTTCGCTTTCCATAAATCTCAACAATTTTTAGGCATGTCTCAATTGCCTACTTTTATGGCAAATGATGTGATTAAAGAACCTAATGTTGATAAAGATATTGTCGAATATAAAGCACATTTAACTCAAGTGTTTGGTTAA
- the dmlR_1 gene encoding LysR-family transcriptional regulator, which translates to MKATSEEARVFIEVVEHKSFTKAANKLNLANSAVSRTVKKLEDKLGVNLLNRTTRQIDLTAEGELYFQRMKVILQEMKATENELYGTQSSPKGLLRVDAATPVVLHLLIPFISIFRQQYPDITLSLVSSETYVNLIERKVDVAIRVGQLTDSSLRARPLFNSYRKIIASPKYIEQKGTPVTVQALNEHTCLTFTEPASLNTWPLEIEENTLITVKEGVSSNSGETLRQLCVNGEGIACLSGFMINKDIQEGKVVELFSDQIQPIPLPFHAVYYSDRVVSQRIRVFIDNLTQYLSDTLKL; encoded by the coding sequence ATGAAAGCTACGTCAGAAGAAGCGAGAGTCTTCATTGAAGTTGTTGAACATAAAAGTTTTACAAAAGCAGCTAATAAACTCAATCTTGCTAATTCAGCTGTTAGTCGTACTGTAAAAAAGTTAGAAGATAAATTAGGGGTTAATTTACTTAATAGAACGACTCGCCAAATTGATCTAACGGCAGAGGGCGAACTTTATTTTCAGCGCATGAAAGTTATTTTGCAGGAAATGAAAGCGACTGAAAATGAATTATATGGTACACAGAGCTCACCTAAAGGATTATTGCGAGTAGATGCGGCTACACCCGTTGTTTTACATCTGTTGATCCCTTTTATTTCTATTTTTCGTCAACAATACCCTGATATTACTTTGTCATTAGTCTCATCAGAAACGTATGTGAATTTAATTGAGCGAAAAGTTGATGTTGCTATACGCGTAGGACAATTAACGGATTCAAGTTTACGTGCACGTCCTTTATTTAATAGCTATCGTAAAATTATTGCCTCCCCCAAATATATCGAACAAAAAGGGACGCCGGTAACAGTACAAGCATTGAATGAACATACTTGTTTAACATTTACTGAGCCAGCTTCGTTAAATACGTGGCCTTTAGAAATTGAAGAAAATACATTAATTACAGTAAAAGAAGGGGTATCTTCAAACAGTGGCGAAACATTAAGACAATTATGTGTGAATGGTGAAGGGATCGCTTGTTTATCCGGTTTTATGATAAATAAAGACATTCAAGAGGGCAAAGTGGTTGAGCTTTTCAGCGATCAAATACAACCTATTCCATTACCTTTTCATGCTGTTTATTATAGTGATCGGGTCGTGAGCCAGCGTATTCGCGTTTTTATTGATAACTTAACGCAATATTTATCTGACACATTAAAGTTGTAA
- the ycnE gene encoding Putative monooxygenase ycnE — translation MNNIRLIATIVAKENHENEVLSACKAMIKPSHQDDGCIQYELHKDTTQPRTFIFFEVWENQNAIDEHNKTAHMRAFIENLKERIELLDIKFIEKIA, via the coding sequence ATGAATAATATCAGGTTGATTGCCACGATTGTAGCAAAAGAAAATCATGAAAATGAGGTGTTATCTGCGTGTAAAGCAATGATAAAACCCAGCCATCAAGATGATGGGTGTATCCAATATGAGCTTCATAAGGATACAACGCAACCAAGAACATTTATTTTTTTTGAAGTCTGGGAAAACCAGAATGCCATTGATGAACATAATAAAACGGCACATATGAGAGCATTCATTGAAAATCTAAAGGAGAGAATTGAGTTGTTAGATATCAAATTTATTGAAAAAATCGCTTAA
- the lldP gene encoding L-lactate permease, giving the protein MSDYLSFLLGIVPLAVLIFMILKMKSAVHHAVLVSLVITVALAIFHWNNTIQFASVSVLYGAVKGLWPIIIVILAAIYSYNLMLKTGGMDVLKDVLAGISDDKRVQVLLISWCFGGFLEAVAGYGTAVAIPIGILIALGFDPFKAAVASLVANTVPTAFGAVGIPVSILAQNTGLDVLVLSKTIIIQLGLFNILLPFVIVAIAGGGIKAIKGVGFITLMCGISTLIPQYIVAANLGAELPAFAGSLVSLIVVIFLAKRMKNSGDKQKNLKKHTGKELLVASSIYLFTFIFILACSPLFPAIQSMAGAISTKIPFVLSETQTEYQTIAWLSTPGVLIILASFVGGTIQGASVSTLISVLVKTTIQLKNSIIAITAIVAMATVMDFSGMIGSIAETLVDFTGAGFIFIAPVIGALGTFVTGSDTNSNVLFGKLQTSAAAKLNIDPFILAAANTSGATGGKMISPQSIAIAVSATKMDGQSSAIMRETLKYCIAYIVILGAKIGIIYHLMN; this is encoded by the coding sequence ATGTCAGACTATCTCTCATTCTTATTAGGCATTGTGCCTTTAGCTGTGTTGATTTTTATGATCTTAAAAATGAAATCAGCCGTTCACCATGCCGTGCTGGTTTCTTTAGTGATAACTGTTGCACTTGCTATTTTTCATTGGAACAACACCATTCAATTTGCCTCTGTTTCTGTCCTTTATGGTGCAGTTAAAGGGTTGTGGCCAATCATCATTGTTATTCTTGCCGCTATTTATAGTTATAACTTAATGCTAAAAACGGGTGGCATGGATGTACTTAAAGATGTACTGGCTGGCATAAGTGATGATAAGCGCGTACAAGTTCTACTTATTTCGTGGTGTTTTGGGGGCTTTCTTGAAGCTGTTGCGGGCTATGGTACCGCGGTTGCCATTCCTATCGGCATTTTAATTGCTCTTGGATTTGATCCTTTTAAAGCTGCGGTTGCCTCTTTAGTCGCTAACACTGTTCCTACCGCTTTTGGTGCTGTTGGTATTCCAGTGTCTATTTTGGCGCAAAACACTGGACTTGACGTATTAGTGTTGAGTAAAACCATCATTATTCAGTTGGGATTATTTAACATCCTGTTACCTTTCGTCATTGTTGCCATTGCAGGTGGTGGCATTAAAGCCATTAAAGGTGTCGGATTTATTACTTTAATGTGTGGTATTAGTACACTTATTCCTCAATACATTGTTGCGGCTAATTTAGGTGCTGAATTACCTGCATTTGCCGGTAGCTTAGTCAGCTTAATTGTGGTTATTTTCCTTGCTAAACGCATGAAAAACAGTGGCGATAAGCAAAAAAATCTCAAAAAACACACTGGAAAAGAGTTGTTAGTGGCTAGCTCTATTTACCTGTTTACCTTTATCTTCATTTTAGCCTGCTCACCTTTATTCCCAGCGATCCAAAGCATGGCGGGCGCTATTTCCACTAAGATCCCATTTGTATTAAGTGAAACACAAACGGAATATCAAACCATTGCTTGGTTAAGTACACCAGGTGTATTAATTATACTTGCCAGCTTTGTAGGTGGCACAATTCAAGGTGCCAGTGTTTCCACGCTTATCTCTGTACTTGTTAAAACAACTATCCAACTGAAAAACTCCATTATTGCCATCACCGCAATCGTAGCAATGGCAACCGTCATGGATTTCAGTGGCATGATTGGTAGTATCGCTGAAACCTTGGTCGATTTCACCGGTGCCGGATTTATCTTTATTGCTCCCGTGATCGGAGCCTTAGGAACATTTGTAACCGGTAGCGACACTAACTCCAACGTGCTATTTGGTAAGTTACAAACCAGTGCTGCAGCTAAGCTTAATATCGACCCTTTCATTCTGGCTGCGGCTAATACCTCAGGTGCAACGGGCGGTAAGATGATCTCACCTCAAAGTATCGCCATTGCTGTTTCAGCCACAAAAATGGATGGACAAAGCAGTGCCATTATGCGTGAAACGTTAAAATATTGTATCGCCTATATTGTTATTCTTGGAGCGAAGATCGGCATTATTTATCACCTAATGAACTAA
- the lutA_1 gene encoding oxidoreductase subunit, with protein MKVNFYATCLGDVLKADSARDTVLLLEKLGCEVLFQERQGCCGQPALNSGYVNNAKPAMKSLIETLEVNDYPIISPAGSCTYAIKGYPTYLADEPQWALRAQGVADRLIDLTSFIVNTLGIVDVGARLPGKAVYHPSCSLTRKLGVVSEPLTLLNHVEGLEMLPFANSETCCGFGGTFSVKMSEISGEMVTEKVKHIMDVSPDYVIGADTSCLINIQGRLSREKRPVKVLHIAQVLMSQ; from the coding sequence ATGAAAGTTAATTTTTATGCGACCTGTCTTGGTGATGTGCTGAAAGCAGATTCAGCCAGAGACACCGTCTTGTTACTTGAGAAATTAGGTTGCGAAGTGCTATTTCAAGAGCGCCAAGGTTGCTGTGGTCAACCCGCACTTAATAGCGGTTATGTAAATAACGCCAAACCTGCTATGAAATCGTTAATTGAAACATTGGAAGTAAATGACTACCCGATTATTTCCCCAGCAGGCTCCTGTACTTATGCCATAAAAGGATACCCAACTTATCTTGCCGATGAGCCACAATGGGCATTACGAGCACAAGGTGTAGCAGATCGCCTTATTGATTTAACCAGTTTTATTGTCAATACCTTGGGCATTGTCGATGTTGGTGCCCGTCTCCCTGGTAAAGCTGTTTATCATCCATCATGCAGTTTAACCCGCAAACTGGGTGTTGTTAGTGAGCCTTTAACACTATTAAACCACGTTGAAGGTCTTGAAATGTTACCTTTTGCGAACTCAGAAACCTGTTGTGGTTTTGGTGGAACATTCTCTGTGAAAATGTCTGAAATTTCAGGCGAAATGGTGACCGAAAAAGTAAAACATATTATGGATGTGAGTCCTGATTATGTCATTGGTGCAGATACAAGTTGCTTAATAAACATACAAGGCCGTTTGAGCCGAGAAAAGCGCCCTGTAAAAGTGTTGCACATTGCACAAGTTTTAATGAGCCAATAA
- the lutB_1 gene encoding iron-sulfur protein yields the protein MSIKTSDIDFRPRLEHEMKDTIMRNAVVMAQERIGANRQIMVKELGNWEEWRDRAEQIRNHVLENLDAYLYQLSEKVTENGGHVYFAKTAEDASRYICDVAKKKNAKKIVKSKSMVTEEIGMNKALQNEGIEIIETDLGEYILQLDNDPPSHIVVPAIHKDRYQIRKVLNEKLNYEGSETPEDMTLFIRQRIRQDFLSADIGVTGCNFAVAETGTVCLVTNEGNARMTTTLPKTHIAVMGMERVAPTFEEVDPLITMLCRSAVGSRLTSYNTWVTGPREAGNVDGPEEFHLVIVDNGRSEILGSQFKDILRCIRCGACLNTCPAYRNIGGHAYGSIYPGPIGAVISPLLGGYKDFHDLPYACSLCNACNVVCPVKIPLAQLILKHRRVMAETGLTPKAERRVTGMFNYLNSHPALWKVGMNVGAKMAGLMIKNGSTPIKISVLNDWMESRDLPKPDGYSFRSWFKRHKAEGKK from the coding sequence ATGTCTATCAAAACCAGTGATATCGATTTCAGACCTCGCCTAGAACATGAAATGAAAGATACAATCATGCGTAATGCGGTTGTTATGGCGCAAGAACGCATTGGAGCTAATCGTCAAATCATGGTCAAAGAACTAGGTAATTGGGAAGAATGGCGTGATCGCGCTGAACAAATCCGTAACCATGTGCTTGAAAATTTAGATGCTTATCTCTATCAATTATCTGAAAAAGTAACAGAAAACGGAGGTCATGTTTATTTTGCTAAAACAGCAGAAGATGCCTCTCGTTATATTTGTGACGTTGCCAAAAAGAAAAACGCGAAGAAGATTGTAAAATCTAAATCGATGGTCACCGAAGAAATTGGGATGAATAAGGCCTTACAAAATGAAGGCATTGAAATCATCGAAACTGACCTTGGCGAATATATTCTTCAATTAGATAACGATCCACCATCTCATATCGTCGTTCCTGCTATCCACAAAGATCGTTATCAAATTCGTAAAGTCTTAAATGAAAAACTCAATTATGAAGGCAGTGAAACGCCTGAAGATATGACACTTTTCATTAGACAGCGTATAAGACAAGATTTTCTGTCTGCTGATATTGGCGTTACGGGTTGTAACTTTGCGGTAGCTGAAACCGGCACCGTCTGTTTAGTTACTAACGAAGGTAATGCAAGAATGACCACTACGTTACCTAAAACCCATATTGCAGTCATGGGTATGGAGCGTGTGGCACCAACATTTGAAGAAGTTGATCCATTAATCACTATGTTATGCCGTAGCGCAGTTGGCTCACGTTTAACTAGTTACAACACTTGGGTAACTGGTCCTCGTGAAGCGGGCAATGTCGATGGTCCTGAAGAGTTCCATTTAGTGATTGTGGATAATGGCCGTTCTGAAATTTTAGGTTCGCAATTTAAAGATATTTTACGCTGTATCCGTTGTGGTGCTTGTCTTAATACGTGCCCTGCTTACCGTAATATTGGTGGACATGCTTATGGCTCAATTTATCCAGGCCCAATTGGTGCGGTAATTTCACCACTGTTAGGGGGCTATAAAGATTTTCATGATCTCCCTTACGCTTGTTCATTATGTAATGCATGTAATGTGGTTTGCCCAGTCAAAATTCCTTTAGCTCAGTTGATTTTAAAACATCGTCGAGTAATGGCTGAAACTGGTTTAACACCAAAAGCAGAACGTCGAGTCACCGGTATGTTTAACTACCTCAATTCACACCCAGCTCTTTGGAAAGTGGGTATGAACGTTGGTGCAAAAATGGCGGGGTTAATGATCAAAAATGGGTCTACACCAATCAAAATCAGTGTGTTAAATGATTGGATGGAATCGCGAGATCTCCCTAAACCAGATGGTTATAGCTTCCGTAGTTGGTTTAAACGCCATAAAGCAGAAGGAAAAAAATAA
- the lutC_1 gene encoding Lactate utilization protein C, whose amino-acid sequence MLNEQNRNEFLQTIAEKLGRPIAHKPQPQPTPINDLAKTRLTNLTQDELCKEFTDFAQTQMVKCVVSKPDDVINSLIELCESYDCKGSVVISGDERLDALGVTKAISEKYETYIWTPELGHENIIHAERSQIGIVFAEAGLTESGGIVLFSSPEKGRAVSLLPETSIVILRKSDILPRVAQIAERLHKMAQEGVRMPSCINLIGGASSTADIELIKVWGVHGPVHAAYLIIEDC is encoded by the coding sequence ATGTTAAACGAACAAAACCGTAATGAGTTTCTGCAAACTATTGCTGAAAAATTAGGGCGTCCTATTGCGCATAAGCCACAGCCACAGCCTACACCGATTAATGATTTAGCGAAAACTCGCTTAACTAATTTGACTCAGGATGAACTATGTAAAGAATTTACTGACTTTGCACAGACTCAAATGGTGAAATGTGTTGTTAGCAAACCTGATGACGTTATCAATAGCCTAATTGAACTCTGCGAAAGTTATGATTGTAAAGGCTCGGTGGTAATAAGTGGAGATGAGCGCCTAGATGCACTGGGTGTAACTAAAGCTATCAGTGAAAAATACGAAACCTATATTTGGACCCCAGAACTTGGCCATGAAAATATTATTCATGCTGAACGCTCTCAAATTGGAATTGTATTTGCGGAAGCGGGCCTAACTGAATCTGGTGGGATTGTTTTATTTTCGTCTCCAGAAAAAGGACGTGCGGTAAGCTTATTACCTGAAACTTCTATTGTTATTCTACGTAAAAGCGATATTTTACCTCGAGTGGCTCAAATTGCTGAACGTTTACATAAAATGGCGCAAGAAGGTGTAAGAATGCCGTCTTGCATCAATTTAATTGGTGGTGCAAGTTCTACAGCAGACATTGAATTAATTAAAGTATGGGGGGTTCATGGCCCTGTTCATGCGGCGTATTTGATTATAGAAGATTGCTAA